The Pan paniscus chromosome 17, NHGRI_mPanPan1-v2.0_pri, whole genome shotgun sequence genomic interval gatttggggtggagagttctgtaaatgtctatgaggtccgcttggtgcagagctgagttcaattcctggatatccttgttaactttctctcATTgctctgtctaatgttgacagtggggtgttaacgtCTCCCATTATtagtattattgtgtgggagtctaagtctctttctaggtctctaaggacttgctttatgaatctgggtgctcctgtattgggtgcatatatatttaggatagttagctcttcttgttgaattgatccctttaccattatgtaatggccttctttgtctcttttgatctttgttggtttcaagtctgttttatccgagactaggattgcaacccctgcctttttttgttttccatttgcttggtagatcttcctccatcattttattttgagcctatgtgtgtctctgcatgtgagatgggtttcttgaatacagcacactgatgggtcttgactctttatccaatttgccagtctgtgtcttttaattggagcatttagcccatttacatttaaggttaatatcgttatgtgtgaatttgatcctgtcattatgatgttagctggttattttgctcgttggttgatgcaatttcttcctagcattgatggtctttacaatttggcatgtttttgcagtggctggtactggttgttcctttctatgtttagtgcttccttcaggagctcttttagggcaggcctggtagtgacaaaatctctcagcatttgcttgtctgtgaagtattttatttctccttcacttatgaagcttagtttggctggatatgaaattctgggttgaaaattattttctttaagaatgttgaatattggcccccactctcttctgactcatagagtttctgctgagagatcccctgttagtctgatgggcttccctttgtgggtaacccgacctttctctctggctgcccttaacattttttccttcatttcaactttggtgaatctgacaattatgtgtcttggagttgctcttctcgaggagtatctttgtggtgttctctgtatttcctgaatttgaatgttggcctgccttgctagattggggaagttctcctggataatatcctgcagagtgttttccaacttggttccattctccccgtcactttcaggtacaccaatcagatgtagatttggtcttttcacatactcccatatttcctggaggctttgttcgtttctttttattcttttttctctgaacttcttgcttcatttcattcatttgatcttccatcactgataccttttcttccagttgatcgaatcgactactgaagcttgtgcattcatcatgtagttctcgtgccttggttttcagttccatcaggtcctttaaggacttctctgcattggttattctagttagccattcgtctaatcttttttcaaggtttttaacttctttgccatgggttcgaacttcctcctttatcTCGGaatagtttgatcatctgaagccttcttctctcaactcgtcaaagtcattatccgtccagctttgttctgttgctggtgaggagctgcgttcctttggaggaggagaggcgctctgatttttagagtttccagtttttctgctgttttttccccatctttgtggttttatctacctttggtctttgatgatgggtGACATActgatggggttttggtgtggatgtcctttctgtttgttagttttccttctaacagacaggatcctcagctgcaggtctgttgcagtttgctggaggcccACTCCAGACCGTTTGcatgggtatcagcagcggagactgcagaacagcagatattggtgaacagcaaatgttgctgcctgatcattcctctggaagttttgtctcagaggagtacccagccgtgtgaggtgtcagtctgcccctactgggggggtgcctcccagttaggctactcaggggtcagggacccacttgagaaggcagtctgtccgttctcagatctccagctgtgtgctgggagaaccactactctcttcaaagctgtcagacagggacatttaagtctgcagagaattctgctgccttttgtttggctgtgccctgctcccagaggtggagtctacagaggcaggcaggcctccttgagctgcagtgggctccacccacttcgagcttcctggccactttgttcacCTACTCAAGCCtaggcaatggcgggtgcccctcccccagccttgctgccgccttgcggtttgatctcagactgctgtgctagcaatgagcgaggctccgtgggcgtagcaCTCTCTTAGTCaggcgcaggatataatctcctggtatgccatttgctcagttggaaatgtagaaatcacccgtcttctgcgtcgctcacgctgggagctgtagactggagctgttcctattcggccatcttggctccacccctcaAGAATTCTTAACTGTAAGGTGGCAAGACTTTCTGTAACCTGGACAGGTACACAGATGAATATATACTAGGTGGTTTCAAACGTCTTATAGTCGAAATAGCTATTGATGTGTGTTATATTACCTGACTTCTTATTGCTAACAAATTGCTCATTGTCAATGGGTCATGCAGTGTTGTAAATTCTGTATTgtgcttctttctttcatttgttgcTTCTCTTTGTAAttctatgaattttttaaatttaaaaacattctgaGAAGAGGTTCTAAATTTCCTAGACTGTTACAGAAGTCCACAGTAGGAAAAGAATTAAGAACCTGTGCCAGGAAAATCAATCATGTATGAACCAAAGAAGTTATATACAAATTTTGTTTGCATATGagtatgtatatatttctgtgaagaagGATCATAGTTTACACCACATTTTCAGAGGTCCTCAACCCTCCCCAAagattaaacatatttttgtaaatCCAAGTGAAATGACTTATAATTCCTATAAATAACCCGATAAAGGTTTTTCTTCCTGTAATTTCACGCCAAGACTAACCATTGGAAGGCACATACTAAGGCCGACCTACGTGGACAAATAAGCATAGCCTTTATAAGTATTTTGCCCTTTTGCCTTAAAATAGCTGGTACCAAGCAACGATTCCAAAACTTGGAAAGCCAAATGTTCCACTAGGAATCTACTGCTATAGTTCTACAAATTCAACAAATAACAAGAAGTTATTAGAGacttacatattaaaaatatactcaACATAAATTATAATATGGGAGCAGCTATCCTAAAATAGGCTTAAAATTTTTCCATCTAATTAAACACAAGATAAAACCAAATCACTTCTCAAAAtggttctaaattttaaaaatccactaataaaaaattataggCCATTTTAATTTATTGCTAAAAACCAGTTATTTTTAGCATAAgtgtaaatttaaacatttcttaccCTTTCAATACTGTGTTGCAAACGTAGTTTCATCCTTACAACTTCCTGTTGTCGAAAAAGCTCTTTAAGTGGATCTGACAGTGAAGGTGGTGGTGTAATCtaattaaaaagatatatatagtttaaaatattaggttttatttacaataatgggctattcttttaaaattaaacccTTTTAGTgcataaaaaaacaaattctgatGTCCTGTGAATTAAATAATACAGCACTAGTTATAGAACTGACTGTTACTTCTGTTTGGAAACATTGAGCACAGTTTAGATGTTTTGATTCTAAGGCCACAACAAATTTCAAAGAGCAAATTAGAAGGACTATGGAAGTTATTCCAGCGAGACACATTTTAGATCATCAGTAAGTGACAGCTCACAgacaaggagggaaggaggagtcaCAAAACCAGAAAAgctggtataaacatggaggAAACACTCGTAAAGATTAAAGCAGTTCAATTGTATCTATATAGTGAGGTCTGTCTGCAGACatgataaatataatatcaaacaCTGAAGTCCTGAGtgttacatttaattcttttataAAAGCAGATGAAATGGTCTgagaaatttttttcaaactttattaCATGTAATATCCCAATGACTTTGTCTATCCATACTCCAAAAAGCTTCTGGTTCATCTCTAATTTGATATTGTAGTGTAATATCAAATTACACTACAAACCCAGAAGAGAGGTGTTTTCCGGTAGATGCTGGAGGTTAAGGAAGCTGATTCAATCTATGCGTGTAACTGCACTGTTACAATAAGATacactggccgggcatggtggtccacacctgtaatcccagcactttgggaggccaagatgggcggatcacgaggttagtagttcgagaccagcctgattaaatggtgaagtcctgtctctactaaaaatacaaaaattagccgggtgtggtggcacatgcctgtaatcctaacttctcaggaggctgaggcaggaaaattgcctgaactcaggaggtggaagttgcagtgagttgagatcatgccactgcattccagcctgggtgacagagcgagactctgtctcaaaaaaaaaaaagggggacatcttggccgggcatggtggctctcgcctgtaatcccatcactttgggaggctgaagtaggaggattgcttgagaccaggagtttgagaccagcctgggcaacatattgagacccccatctcaaaaaaaaaatttaaaaattagctggatgtggtggtgtctgcctgtagcctcagcaactcaggaggctgagatgggaggatagcttgagtccagaagtttgaggctgcagtaaactatgattgcaccactgcactccagcctgggcaacacagggaggccctgtctcttaagttaaaaacaaaactaaaaacaaaacaaaacaaaagatatcCAAGAGATGGCAATAACCATCTGTGATCCCTACTCTTTTTCTACCCCTTGGAGAATTTGTATTTTCCCCCTTATTCTTGCTTATAATTACTGCCAGCATATTATGGCAAAGTAAGATATCTTAGCATGTTTTGGCAAGTTATAACACTTCTGGTTTAACAGTCAATTTCCACATCAAAGTAGGACAACCAGGTATTTTCCACTTCTTGATGTAGTGCCACAGGAATCATGTAACACCATATATGAAAAGTTCTTGACAAAAATCACACCTGGCTCTACAGACTCTATAATCAGCATTATGAGAGACTGAAAACATGTTAAATAACACCACAAAGACTCAATCAGTTGAAGCACAATGTGGAAAATTCTACAGGACAAATAACTCACTGGAACTGACCATTTCTCAGGCCTCTAATTGCAGtaattcatttgtttaatttctgCGTCCTGTGAACTGCTTTAAACTTAGCATGAGTTGTAGGTAGTTTGGTGCTGTTTTAGTTTTGGAAAACCATATAGGCCTCTAGTTATTTCAAGGAATGTAGAGGACGAATATCTACTGTCTGACACTGAGGTGCCAGAGAAAGCTTCCTCAAGAGGGTAAATACCTGACCTGCATCTTAAAGGAAGAGCCAGAGTTAGAGTTAGTGAAACGAATCAtgtgggaagaaaggaaaaggagggagggaggtaatTCCCAAAAGAGGATGGCatgcaaaaacaaacagaatggTATCTGCAGACAActctaggttggtgcaaaagtaattgcggttttgccattactCTCGTCGTCATTTCACACCATTTTGTCAAATTTGATGTTCTAAGAACTTAAGACCACAGAGGAGATCAGCAGGGGCAAAATAATACAGGCTGCAGTCTACTCTGTAAATGTGCTTTTCTTAAAGTATGTTCCACAGAAGATTGGGCCCACAATTTCTCTTACGATTCTTTACAATCTTACAATTCTGTGAAGATCTACAAAAATGCTTCCAAGAACAAGTTTGGAAAACACTGTATACTTGTATAAATGTACCCACTTAGAAAACTCCCAATACATCAAAGGTTCTGGTAAGTTCTGCAGTGAACCTATTTTTAGATTAACAGTGCttcccaaacttatttgaccATGAAAGCCTCCCCCATTTGCACAGGAGGCATTTAAATAACATGCTGTGGAAGAGGTATTATGTAGAACATGTTAGGGTTAAGTAACAGAGAACCATGAAAGGTCTGACAGCTTGCTGCTCTGTGTGAACAGACACCATGGGGACAAGATTGTAGGCAGGGAATTGAGGAAGCAGATTACTATTGTGTTGGTGTGAGATGGAGGAGGGAGTGAAGGAAATGGGTTCGAAAAATACTAGTGACTGGCCCAATAAACATAAACAAGAAGGAACACCTCAGAAGGACTTGAGGCTTAGTGTGAGAATGGGAGGGTGGTAAGGGACCACAGGAGGgaacaggaaaggagaaagagaagcaggTCATTGGGTAAGTTCAGCTCAGTGCTGACTTACTGAATTTCTGGAGCTTATGGACATTCAGGTGGAGCTATGCAGTTACAAAAaagaagccaaggagagagatctGGGCAGGATATTTAAATGTGATAATCATTAACATAGATCACAtacagaagaaagggaaaatcaCCAAAGAGATACGGAGGTTTTCTGAGGAAACTTTCCCTCTGCTGTTTTCCCCATCTATCTTTTAAGTAAATCATGCTTGGAGATTTTCTCTTTCAATATCTGGGTCCCAGGAGTCTTGAGAATACTCGCTCCCCTGACAGCTTCTCATGGATGCACTTTCCTTTTATCACCCACTCTTGGAACCCCTCCAAGATTTCGGTAGTGTGTAATCAGTGGCCACAGTAGAGACTAGGTTGTAACAAATCTCGTTTTCCTCCCTGTTCATTTGATTTTGGAGATTTGACCTGCAGTTTTACTCCCCTTGATTTCCTCTGGAAAAATGGCAGCATTTTGATTAAATTATGATTAAAGTactggaaggaaaaacaaactgaCTCTGGGTATGTTTtaccacatttattttttatttttgtagacatcctgttggtcttgaactcctggcctcaagtggtctttccaccttggcctcctaaagtattgggattacagttatTGTTATCAGGCCTGGCCTCCACTTTATAATTTCTAATGGGTTCTATAATTGGATTACATAAATGTGAGGGAAGATTACTTCATAAAATGGCAATTAGTTGGCTGGGAGGAAACAAATGGATAAAGCCATATtggaaagtaagaaaaagaatgtAGGGCCCACAAGATTTTTGTTATtctggtctttattatttttcaaactaaattttaaacaaatgagtTTCAGTCCAGTAAACTCAAACACACAGCATTTTATGTACAAAGTCTGGAGTTCTTATTATTAGCTTGAATAAATATGACCCTTATAGTGATTTGCAGCTGTATAAAATAACAGCAACCACCTTAAATCTATATagtgttttaaagttttaatggGCTTTAGCATATACTATTTCAACCTGCTTTGAGGTAGGGGAGAcatttattcttgttttacagatgtgaaaactaaGGATCAGAGATGGGAAATGAATTATTTAAGATCACACAGTGGGTCTGTAGCAAAATCCACTCTGCAGTAATATATGCAAATTGGAAATCTACAGTGCTTTCTACTATATTGTGCTATGTTTTGCTGCTTTAGtaattctcattaaaaaataaaaattaaaaaaacttccCACTACATCCAGGAATATTTCTCACCTATGCTTTTAGTCTCTTTTAGAACAATATTTGACACAACTAAACTTCTAATATAACTAGACATATCCCGAGAATTGTTTCAAGGAAGTCAAACTTGAATTACATCACCTTTGCAAGAGTAAGAAAAGGTGACAGTATGAATATaacatacacacatttatgtgtttatatagaGTCTGCATATGTAAACACATAAATGTGTCTATGTTAAACACATAAATGTGTTTATGTTGTTAAACACGTAAATGTGTTTATGTTACATTAAACATGTGTTTAACATAAATGTGTATAAATTCCTGGataaatttatacaataaatgtatacatatataaagtcaACAGATTGATTTAAGGCAGCAACATAATATGGTTCACCTGAAATGATTTTTACTGAAATAGTTTGTATaaagttctaatttaaatttGTTCTTTATAGTTATACCTGTATTTGAAGCCTATGTCACTACATATTATTTCGGCTAAAATTTCTTACTCTTTAAGGGAAAATAAAGTTGGGGAATGAAAGAAACAAGAACGTTACTAGCTTTATATCTCGACTCACTGACAGATTATTTTGCTGAAATAATCTATCTACTAGAAAACTTCAAATTACGTATGTGGCTAGCATTATACTTCTATTGGGCAGTGTTACAGGTGTATAGCAAGTGATGATGTTACTTACTGTGGGAATACAAATCTTGCTTAAGGGGTTTCCATCCAGGAGATATGATCCGTTAAATGTTACATATTCGTCATAGTACTGAGGTGCTTGAGGAATCACACTACACAGTAATTTgcgtttttcttctatttttttccttatgtgCAAGTATTCAAAATATGGATTTGCTCTCTCTGAACTGTATGGCTGAATCTCATCTAGTTTTAGAGAATCTACAATGGCTGCCAGAGATTGCtgagttttctcttttgcttGTAGTAAAGAGGGACTCACTTGCACAGGCTGAGGTACACGTGACACTTTCCTTTTCCGTGGATGGTGAATTTGAGGATCGTCATCTTCAGTTAATCTTATTCTTCCTCTAGGAGATGAGGATTCACTGTCTTTTTCTGATAATAGTGTACAGCTAGCAAGAATCTGTTTGCTTTGATTTGCCATTGTATTTGCTTTGTTTCTAGTCATTCTTTGAGGGATTTGGTTTTCAGTTTTATCATCTTCGGCATTTTCTTCTAATTCTACTTTAACTAACTGACCATATTTATGCATTTCTGGTTGAGTTGACTGCTGTGAATGGTTTTCCAGACTTGATAAAATGCTTTGTTGAGATTCCTCATCTTCTATGGAAAGCAAACACTTTTCACTTTCAGGACAATGTTTTGGATCTTGTTCATTTAGGTTTCCTTTTGGCATCCCTGCATTCATTTCACATAAATCAGAATCACACCTATTCAAATGAGTTAAAACCAAACTCtccagtttgttttctttttcatgtgaaaTGACCTGAGTATCAGTTGTGCTATTCTCAACTTCATGGCCACTGGAAGACTTGTAAGTTAGTTTGCTAAATGCATAATGTGTATTTAGCTGGGTAGAGGCATCACTTCCATTAAAGTCCTTTTCTGATGGTAACACAGGTAAAGTATAAGCTTTCTCAAAGTTTGGTGATGCTTCTTGAATAGTGCTGTCAGAGTACACTGGGACAAAGGCATCTGTTTTTTGAACATCTCCTAGGACAAAagtattttctgtatcttttgtaGATTCATTATCAGTATCTAAAGCAGAACTAATAATCTGAACTGCATTTTTTTGTTGTAAAATACCTGGCTCTTGATTAGCAACATATGACAAAGACATATGTTTAGAAATCGATTCAGCATCTGAAAGTGATTGGCTGGGGAAAGAGCAAGGCTGCTGTGGAGGCATAAAGGATGCCGGATCCTGAGCACAAGAGTTTCCTGGCAGTTCAGTCTGGCGCAGGGATAAAAAATCAGCATTTTCTTTCAATATCTTATTTTCAGAATTACAAAAACTCTGAAGAGAGGATTCTTGATCAGGTATGTTAGAATTTGGGCAGATATAGTCTCTGGTGCTTAATGTCTCTAGTCTATCAACAGGCATCTCCCATGACTTATTCTGGATCACACCAACCTGACTAGATGGCTCTAAATGCACTGGACTGTCCATTACAGTGCTCACTGGGGCAGTATTCTTGATGAGATTTCTATCAGCTGAAACATATTTGCTGTTTGAAGCTCCAGTTGGAGAAGTTGCAAAACTGGAATGTATGTTAGATACATTTGAAAGGTCTCTTTCAGGCACATTTGAGAATACCTCAGGTTTGGGAGAAGGACTAGTATCTCTTGGCACAATTAATAAGCTACCTTGATTGCTCTCTTCTGATATTGTTTGGAATTGTTTGGTATGTTCACAAATGACAGAAGGCATGCTACATCTTCGAACTTCTATGGTAGGTCTCCCCTCGCTTATAATTAGTTTAACATCTTCTACAGAAGATGACCTAAGATGGGATGCTGAAAGTCTGTTTGCATATGGTGGTTTAATCCGCTCCGGCAAGTCAGCCAGGCTGTCCAATTCCCTTTCATGAAGAGCAGGAGATTTGGCAATTGACAAAAAAGGTGACTGGGAAAAGGACATTTGGGATTCTGAACTCTCTAACATAAAGTCAGAGTCATACTCAACTGGAGGCCTTGGGGTTGTCACTGTAGTATGGCAGGAATCTTCTGAACTAGCAACAGAAATCATGGATACAGATCTGGAGCTGAGACCCGGCTTTTCATTTTCTGATCTAGGAGACCTGTTTAAGCTATTATCTGAAACAAAAGATGACTTCCCTAAAGTCATTACATTTTTGGTGTCAACAGATTGTGATCTGTTACTTACAGCATCTTTAGGTTGTTTCTCCTTGGTATATGCATCAGTCACTTCTGAACTCTTTGACCTAGTAAGTTCTTTATTTTTGGATTCAGTTGGTGtatgctttgttttttctttatcttttattttaagttctaaaCAGTTTCGGTTTCTCAAccgttctttttctttttgcttaattttttccttatgttttttGTGCCACTGTTCTATTTCTAGGTCTTTAAGGCTTAGCATTCGTTCAAAACTTGTCTGCATTAAATCATCATTCactaacctcttttctttaggcCGGGTATCTTTTGATGCTGGTGATGACTTAGGTTTAGGCTTATCTGCTTCAGATTTTAGTTTGAGTAagctatttatttgaattttatctttaTGTTTGTCTCGTTCtttgtatctatctatatctttatcttttttatctttttcttttccatctggAGTTTTCAAAGgttcatcttttgttttttctttaagggaTAAGGGTTTTTCATGTTGTGCTTTATTACCGTCTActatacttgattttttttcttccagtatgTGTTTGGAGTTAGTTATATTTATACTTTCTTTATCTctagatttttcctttttatctagctccctgtctttttctttatttttgcctttttctgaTTTACTGTATTCACTATTAtctgattgtttattttttttctccatcaagtgcttttctttgctttctgctAGATGCCTCTCTTTTTCAGGCTTTTCTTTGTCATGTTTCCTATCCatcttttctctacttttctcTCTGTCGTCAGTTTTTTTAATAGCAGCAGTATTTTTGCTCTTCTCACCTTCTTTATGGCATTTTTCTGTGTGATGCGAATATAGcttgtccttttcttttattttatcaaCGCATTCACTAAGATctaatttgtctttttctgacTTATGCTCatgttttatcttcttttctttttcaaagttttttctttccatcttctcAATGTCCTTTTCTTTAGTTTGAGATCGCTTCTCAggtttttctttactttcctttatatgcttttcttgtttttcaatgtctatttccttttccactaaaTGAAGCCCTATAGATTCCTCAATGGCACTCATACCCAAAGAAGTAAATTCTGAGTCTTTATCTGTGGgtatgttttctctctcttcttttagatcttttattttttcctccctaaAAGATTTCTCGCTTTCCTTTTTAATCTTGTCTCGTTCCTCTTTAAAGTTCCTCTCTTTTGACACATGCTTTTCCTTGGTTGATTTATCATCTTTgatgtttttttccaattttgattttttttctaatgttaagGATTCATGTTCCATATTTAAAAAGAGATCTTCAGTTtcatcacttttaaaaaaattctctttccAAAATTCTCTATCAAATTCCACACTCCTCTGCAGTTCTTTGGCACTATccttagttttgtatttttccttttcaccttcaatttcttttttatgcttttctttttccctctctttatgcttcaatttatgtttttttaatgttttaccttctttatccatttttttcagtgTGCAATCTGAATTTTCAAATGTTGGACTATGATCTTCATCCTTTATTTTGGCATTTGATTTTTCACCAAATTCTAAGTGGAaatctttctgatgtttgcttttttccttatGCTTACAAGATTTTACACTTGAACTTTCTGGCAAGAATTCAGATTCTGTATTATCATACCGAACAAGATCAGGCTGTAATGACATTTCAGAACTTCCTGGTGATAAACATGTTTTAGTATGTTCTTGTTTTAGTGGTGTTGACTGTTTTTCACTTAATCCACAAGAATGTTTGGGAGATTTACCAGtggaaatatgaaataaatgtaatgaaGTATCATCTTTTGGGCTAAAAGATTTCCTAAAGTTCCCCTCCTCTCTGGTCTTTTCTGAACAATCTAGTCCAGTATTTACTGTCAAGTTTGTtattcttgtattttcttttccttccttttcttgcttTAGCTCTTggttctctttgtttttattctgatttttcaattttcttttaactttgccTTTCTGTTTGTGTTCACCTGAAACTACATATTCCTTTTTGGTTTGTATATCAGAATTTGATGTTTCAGGGATGACGGAACATGAAGTAGAAATCTTTTTATTCTGAAGAGCTTCTTCATCAGAACTTTCAGTACTTGAATATAAGACCCTagatggcttttgttttttacttttaaatgattTAGGATAGAAGGCTTTCTCCTGTTTTGCAAATAAATGAGTTTTTTCTGCTTCAGGTTCATTTTCTTTTCGTTGTTCTTTCCTAAGAATATGCCTATCATCAATCATCTTATTAatttcttcatcatcatcatctttgaACTCATACTCATCAAGGGCAGATGGAAGAGGTGTTTTACTGGGAAGTATCTGTTTACTTTCACAGATGagagagtctttctctgtttcaGAGTCAATATTTTCATCAACACTAGAAGGATTTACAGATTGAGCCTCTTCGGAATctagaataaaaaaaagaaaatgtggtgtgggtcaaacaaaacacaactgccagaaaaataattttttttttctgagaaaaagaTATAGCTTATACAATACATATTTCAAACAATTCATAATCACTTCagatttatatggaaataatgtaATAGCAATGTGTAAGAACTCTGATAGTGTTGTAGAACAGCTTTTCTAGAGAATATGCTTTATGGTGAGGCTCCTTTTGACACTTCTAAAAGCACAGTATATGTTAAAATcacaatatatagtataaaaataCAGTCCTGCAGTCAACATAGAAGCgtgtatctctttgatatactgatttcctttcttttgggtgtatacccagcagttggattgctgaatcatatggtagctctatttgtagttttttggggaatctccaaactgttctccaaagtggctgtttctcaccagcaatgtacaagggttcccctttctccgcATTTAtgccagcattcattattgcctatcttttggataaaagccatttcaaATGGGGTGAGAGGAAATTAGTATACTGAAGAGAtaacctgcactcccatgtttactgcaacactattcacaatagccaagatatggaatcaaccttgtgtccatcaacagatgaatggataaagaaaatgaggttcatatacacagtggaatattattcagccatagaaaagaatgaaattctatcatttgccacaacatggatggaactggaggacagtacttttaagtgaaataagccagacacactAAGACAAATATAGCACGTTCTCACTTGTATGTGGGAGCAAAAAATTAAACTCATGGAAATAGTAGAATGACAGC includes:
- the ANKRD12 gene encoding ankyrin repeat domain-containing protein 12 isoform X2 — protein: MPKSGFTKPVQSENSDSDSNMVEKPYGRKSKDKIASYSKTPKIERSDVSKEMKEKSSMKRKLPFTISPSRNEERDSDTDSDPGHTSENWGERLISSYRTYSEKEGPEKKKTKKEAGNKKSTPVSILFGYPLSERKQMALLMQMTARDNNSTPNHPSQTTPAQKKTPSSSSRQKDKVNKRNERGETPLHMAAIRGDVKQVKELISLGANVNVKDFAGWTPLHEACNVGYYDVAKILIAAGADVNTQGLDDDTPLHDSASSGHRDIVKLLLRHGGNPFQANKHGERPVDVAETEELELLLKREVPLSDDDESYTDSEEAQSVNPSSVDENIDSETEKDSLICESKQILPSKTPLPSALDEYEFKDDDDEEINKMIDDRHILRKEQRKENEPEAEKTHLFAKQEKAFYPKSFKSKKQKPSRVLYSSTESSDEEALQNKKISTSCSVIPETSNSDIQTKKEYVVSGEHKQKGKVKRKLKNQNKNKENQELKQEKEGKENTRITNLTVNTGLDCSEKTREEGNFRKSFSPKDDTSLHLFHISTGKSPKHSCGLSEKQSTPLKQEHTKTCLSPGSSEMSLQPDLVRYDNTESEFLPESSSVKSCKHKEKSKHQKDFHLEFGEKSNAKIKDEDHSPTFENSDCTLKKMDKEGKTLKKHKLKHKEREKEKHKKEIEGEKEKYKTKDSAKELQRSVEFDREFWKENFFKSDETEDLFLNMEHESLTLEKKSKLEKNIKDDKSTKEKHVSKERNFKEERDKIKKESEKSFREEKIKDLKEERENIPTDKDSEFTSLGMSAIEESIGLHLVEKEIDIEKQEKHIKESKEKPEKRSQTKEKDIEKMERKNFEKEKKIKHEHKSEKDKLDLSECVDKIKEKDKLYSHHTEKCHKEGEKSKNTAAIKKTDDREKSREKMDRKHDKEKPEKERHLAESKEKHLMEKKNKQSDNSEYSKSEKGKNKEKDRELDKKEKSRDKESINITNSKHILEEKKSSIVDGNKAQHEKPLSLKEKTKDEPLKTPDGKEKDKKDKDIDRYKERDKHKDKIQINSLLKLKSEADKPKPKSSPASKDTRPKEKRLVNDDLMQTSFERMLSLKDLEIEQWHKKHKEKIKQKEKERLRNRNCLELKIKDKEKTKHTPTESKNKELTRSKSSEVTDAYTKEKQPKDAVSNRSQSVDTKNVMTLGKSSFVSDNSLNRSPRSENEKPGLSSRSVSMISVASSEDSCHTTVTTPRPPVEYDSDFMLESSESQMSFSQSPFLSIAKSPALHERELDSLADLPERIKPPYANRLSASHLRSSSVEDVKLIISEGRPTIEVRRCSMPSVICEHTKQFQTISEESNQGSLLIVPRDTSPSPKPEVFSNVPERDLSNVSNIHSSFATSPTGASNSKYVSADRNLIKNTAPVSTVMDSPVHLEPSSQVGVIQNKSWEMPVDRLETLSTRDYICPNSNIPDQESSLQSFCNSENKILKENADFLSLRQTELPGNSCAQDPASFMPPQQPCSFPSQSLSDAESISKHMSLSYVANQEPGILQQKNAVQIISSALDTDNESTKDTENTFVLGDVQKTDAFVPVYSDSTIQEASPNFEKAYTLPVLPSEKDFNGSDASTQLNTHYAFSKLTYKSSSGHEVENSTTDTQVISHEKENKLESLVLTHLNRCDSDLCEMNAGMPKGNLNEQDPKHCPESEKCLLSIEDEESQQSILSSLENHSQQSTQPEMHKYGQLVKVELEENAEDDKTENQIPQRMTRNKANTMANQSKQILASCTLLSEKDSESSSPRGRIRLTEDDDPQIHHPRKRKVSRVPQPVQVSPSLLQAKEKTQQSLAAIVDSLKLDEIQPYSSERANPYFEYLHIRKKIEEKRKLLCSVIPQAPQYYDEYVTFNGSYLLDGNPLSKICIPTITPPPSLSDPLKELFRQQEVVRMKLRLQHSIEREKLIVSNEQEVLRVHYRAARTLANQTLPFSACTVLLDAEVYNVPLDSQSDDSKTSVRDRFNARQFMSWLQDVDDKFDKLKTCLLMRQQHEAAALNAVQRLEWQLKLQELDPATYKSISIYEIQEFYVPLVDVNDDFELTPI